The following are from one region of the Paenibacillus sabinae T27 genome:
- the mutS gene encoding DNA mismatch repair protein MutS: protein MAKYTPMIEQYLKVKEGAKDAFLFFRLGDFYEMFFEDALLASKELEITLTGREGGGDERIPMCGVPYHAAEGYIQRLIEKGYKVAICEQLDDPATTKGMVRRDIVRVVTPGTVMEGKSLADKSNNYLVCVTEVNEMTALAACDLTTGELYVTSSPSGADTLRGEIGLYEPAEIIGDGRLLENVRTETVPGAKPVVYTPWEKKDEDGARRQFGEAAWARLESERAQCVALLISYLGETQRRSLGQLSQISPYEPGNYMILDPFTRRNLELTETVRERSKKGSLLWLLDRTETSMGARLLRRRIDKPLLQRTRIERRLEAVDYLYNQFIVREDLRLALKEIYDLERLTGRVAYGSANGRDLNALKLSLAQIPALKELCLASGSSTLREIGEAIDECTDLREDIEATIVDDPPVSVRDGGIIRPGCHARLDELREASSSGKQWIAELEARERLATGIKSLKIGYNKVFGYYIEITRSNLASLPEGRYERKQTLANAERFVTPELKEKEALILEAQDKMTDLEYTLFSELRERLSAQIPRLQRLAEKVAEIDVYQSLAAVSAEQRFVKPALTEGFDLRIVGGRHPVVEAVLKDASFIANGAGLVQDDGRILLITGPNMAGKSTYMRQVALICIMAQVGCFVPADKAEIPVIDRIFTRIGAADDLIGGQSTFMVEMADIQLMTEKATPRSLIIIDELGRGTSTSEGMAIAQAVIEYVHHHIGCKALVSTHFHELAHLEDTLDGLRNYSMAVQESGDKVHFLRKLIPGAADSSYGIYCARLAGLPGSIIDRAYGLLQQIEHSAAAPSTGEVVHPVEVHSGVTLALGSTKPDGIRETAAGSAGSFPSRNEGSLGVSELALRETAAHLAEPAEESGEVVQLSIFGDEEPRRERKPNAGHHEHSVADDIMAAVGAADLMNMTPLQAMQLLNDLKMKMRSK, encoded by the coding sequence ATGGCGAAATATACACCGATGATCGAGCAATACTTAAAAGTCAAGGAAGGGGCGAAGGATGCCTTCCTTTTTTTCCGGCTGGGCGATTTCTATGAGATGTTTTTTGAAGACGCTCTGCTGGCTTCCAAGGAACTGGAAATTACCCTGACTGGCCGGGAGGGCGGGGGCGACGAGCGCATTCCGATGTGCGGAGTCCCCTACCATGCCGCGGAGGGCTACATACAGCGTCTGATCGAAAAAGGATACAAAGTTGCGATCTGCGAGCAGCTTGATGATCCGGCGACAACCAAGGGCATGGTGCGGCGGGATATCGTTCGCGTCGTGACCCCCGGAACGGTGATGGAAGGCAAGTCGCTCGCGGACAAAAGCAATAATTATCTGGTCTGTGTTACGGAAGTGAACGAGATGACGGCGCTTGCCGCGTGCGATCTGACGACCGGGGAGCTCTATGTGACCTCTTCGCCCTCTGGGGCGGACACGCTTCGCGGCGAAATCGGCCTGTACGAGCCGGCGGAAATCATCGGAGACGGCCGGCTGCTCGAGAATGTCCGGACCGAGACGGTGCCGGGAGCGAAGCCGGTCGTCTATACGCCTTGGGAGAAGAAAGACGAAGACGGGGCACGGCGCCAGTTCGGCGAAGCGGCCTGGGCCCGCCTTGAGAGCGAGCGCGCCCAGTGCGTCGCACTGCTGATCTCGTACCTTGGCGAAACGCAGCGCAGGTCACTCGGGCAGCTCAGCCAAATCTCCCCGTATGAGCCGGGGAATTATATGATTCTGGACCCGTTCACCCGGCGCAATCTGGAGCTGACCGAGACTGTACGCGAACGCTCCAAGAAGGGCTCGCTGCTCTGGCTGCTCGACCGTACGGAGACCTCGATGGGCGCCCGGCTACTCCGGCGGCGGATCGACAAGCCGCTCCTGCAGCGCACCCGGATTGAGCGGCGGCTTGAGGCTGTAGACTATTTGTACAATCAGTTCATCGTACGCGAGGATCTGCGGTTGGCTCTCAAAGAAATCTATGATCTGGAGCGGCTTACCGGACGGGTGGCTTACGGAAGCGCGAACGGCCGCGACCTGAACGCTCTGAAGCTGTCGCTTGCGCAGATTCCGGCGCTTAAAGAGCTGTGCCTGGCTTCCGGTTCGTCCACCCTGCGGGAGATCGGCGAAGCGATAGATGAGTGCACCGACCTGCGGGAGGACATTGAAGCGACGATTGTCGACGATCCTCCGGTATCTGTCCGAGACGGCGGGATTATCCGGCCTGGATGCCACGCCCGGCTGGACGAGCTTCGGGAAGCGAGCAGCAGCGGCAAACAGTGGATCGCGGAGCTGGAGGCAAGGGAGCGTCTGGCTACCGGAATCAAGTCACTGAAGATTGGATACAACAAGGTTTTTGGCTATTATATTGAAATCACCCGCTCCAACCTGGCATCCCTGCCTGAAGGAAGGTATGAGCGCAAGCAGACGCTCGCCAATGCGGAGCGTTTTGTGACCCCGGAATTGAAAGAGAAAGAAGCGCTGATTCTGGAAGCGCAGGACAAGATGACCGACCTTGAATACACTTTGTTCTCCGAGCTGCGTGAGCGGCTGAGCGCCCAGATTCCCAGACTGCAGCGTCTGGCTGAAAAAGTAGCCGAAATCGACGTATACCAAAGCCTTGCCGCGGTCAGTGCGGAGCAGCGTTTTGTGAAACCGGCGCTTACCGAGGGCTTTGACTTAAGGATCGTCGGCGGGCGGCATCCCGTCGTCGAGGCGGTGCTGAAGGATGCATCCTTTATCGCGAACGGCGCCGGTCTCGTTCAGGATGACGGAAGGATATTGCTGATTACTGGTCCGAATATGGCTGGAAAAAGCACCTATATGCGCCAGGTCGCCTTGATCTGCATTATGGCGCAGGTAGGATGCTTCGTTCCGGCCGACAAGGCCGAAATCCCGGTCATCGACCGGATTTTCACCCGGATCGGAGCAGCGGATGACCTGATCGGCGGACAGAGTACCTTTATGGTCGAAATGGCCGACATTCAGCTTATGACTGAAAAAGCGACGCCGCGCAGTCTGATCATCATCGATGAACTGGGCCGGGGAACCTCTACGAGCGAAGGTATGGCGATTGCCCAGGCGGTTATCGAGTACGTGCACCATCACATCGGCTGCAAGGCGCTTGTATCCACGCATTTTCATGAGCTGGCCCATTTGGAGGACACGCTGGATGGCCTTCGCAATTATTCGATGGCGGTTCAGGAGAGCGGAGACAAGGTTCATTTCCTCCGCAAGCTGATCCCCGGCGCGGCGGACAGCAGCTACGGGATATACTGCGCGCGCCTGGCCGGGCTGCCCGGCAGCATTATCGACCGCGCGTACGGCCTGCTACAGCAAATCGAGCATTCCGCTGCGGCTCCCTCGACTGGGGAGGTGGTTCACCCCGTTGAAGTTCACAGCGGCGTGACGTTAGCCTTAGGATCGACGAAACCGGATGGCATAAGAGAAACCGCTGCCGGTTCAGCAGGCAGCTTCCCGTCCCGGAATGAAGGGAGCTTGGGCGTTTCCGAACTCGCCCTCCGGGAGACGGCGGCGCATCTGGCCGAGCCAGCGGAAGAAAGCGGCGAAGTCGTGCAGCTCTCCATCTTCGGCGACGAGGAGCCGCGGCGCGAACGCAAGCCGAACGCTGGGCATCACGAGCATTCGGTCGCGGATGACATTATGGCTGCGGTCGGGGCGGCGGATTTGATGAATATGACGCCGCTTCAGGCGATGCAGCTGCTCAATGATTTAAAGATGAAGATGAGATCCAAATAA
- a CDS encoding putative amidoligase domain-containing protein: MGMDPEFLLLRVSTGRVVPASRYLPADGVAGCDAGPPGTRGAFPVAELRPRPRGEPRALLAQLRSAARQADRLIADRSLSWLAGGMPLRGWALGGHLHFSGVTLTAPLLRALDSYLALPIALLEDARAGGRRPRYGVLGDFRLQPHGGFEYRTLPSFLVSPVIARGAVTLAHLIVSHYEDLPLRPLDREDLHAAYYRGDKPPLRAAFEPLKAQLRALEGYAAAADAIEPLLRLIEAGRTWDETRDVRGLWCGEHAP, from the coding sequence ATGGGTATGGACCCGGAGTTCCTCCTGCTCCGGGTCTCCACCGGCCGCGTCGTGCCCGCGTCGCGGTACCTGCCCGCGGACGGCGTCGCCGGCTGCGACGCCGGACCACCGGGAACGCGCGGCGCGTTCCCGGTGGCGGAGCTGCGCCCCCGGCCGCGCGGGGAGCCGCGCGCGCTGCTGGCGCAGCTGAGGTCCGCCGCCAGGCAGGCGGACCGGCTCATTGCCGACCGCAGCCTAAGCTGGCTGGCAGGAGGAATGCCGCTGAGGGGCTGGGCCCTCGGCGGGCACTTGCACTTCAGCGGCGTCACGCTGACGGCGCCGCTGCTGCGCGCGCTGGACAGCTACCTCGCGCTGCCCATCGCGCTGCTGGAGGACGCCCGGGCCGGCGGGCGGCGTCCGCGCTACGGCGTGCTCGGCGATTTCCGGCTCCAGCCGCACGGCGGCTTCGAGTACCGGACCCTGCCGAGCTTCCTTGTGTCCCCGGTCATCGCCCGGGGCGCGGTCACGCTGGCTCACCTGATCGTGAGCCATTATGAAGACCTGCCGCTGCGCCCGCTCGACCGGGAAGACCTGCACGCCGCGTATTACCGCGGCGACAAGCCGCCGCTTCGCGCCGCGTTCGAGCCGCTGAAAGCGCAGCTTCGGGCGCTGGAAGGGTACGCGGCTGCGGCTGACGCTATCGAGCCGCTGCTGCGCCTGATCGAAGCGGGCCGGACCTGGGACGAAACCCGCGATGTCCGCGGGCTGTGGTGCGGAGAGCATGCGCCTTGA